The Anopheles coluzzii chromosome 2, AcolN3, whole genome shotgun sequence genome window below encodes:
- the LOC120950518 gene encoding uncharacterized protein LOC120950518, protein MNDTTHKEAYVRDVLIPGMVARGQLAFTEPVPAGVKTLLKSVEVKPLVTNGFMLTIPFVVTVVLEREGSAQGKEAPEPETLHLIVKITPDCNKEMYESCQFETLFENEMVAYTEIIPALGKAELYPRYYHCERKPAEALMVMSDFSFSGWKMAPMVVNLPMDYIMLAVTELGRFHGECYGLKVAHRPQFDSMIAKFKESRYAADITDHTWKAVMTVAPMRAIKALKESRFKGLVPADYLEKLARLFQDPWEHAKGKVKPREPLAVICHGDYLRNNMAFRYTDTKNPARPTQVMMFDFQTLRYASPMIDYAAFLANSTGYAEREHHFDTIFRTYHCALVQTVATVVGVPEPADLPPYFSYESFHRELAEYYSYGFNIASAFLMILHEPMEISFTENIFTEEESVADAWKRGGEPLDRELAAMVYEMYRLHSQYGLDPV, encoded by the exons ATGAATGATACAACGCACAAGGAAGCGTACGTGCGGGATGTGCTGATACCGGGGATGGTGGCACGCGGCCAGCTTGCATTCACCGAGCCGGTTCCGGCAGGCGTTAAGACGCTGCTCAAATCGGTCGAAGTTAAGCCGCTCGTCACCAATGGATTCATGCTGACGATACCGTTCGTGGTGACCGTGGTGCTGGAGCGGGAAGGCTCTGCGCAGGGCAAGGAAGCCCCGGAACCGGAAACACTGCATCTGATAGTGAAG ATAACGCCCGATTGCAACAAGGAGATGTACGAGAGCTGTCAATTCGAGACACTGTTCGAGAATGAAATGGTCGCTTACACGGAAATCATCCCCGCTCTCGGAAAGGCAGAGCTGTATCCAAG GTACTATCACTGCGAGCGGAAACCAGCGGAAGCATTAATGGTAATGAGcgatttttccttttccggcTGGAAAATGGCCCCGATGGTCGTCAACCTGCCAATGGATTACATTATGCTCGCCG TGACCGAGCTGGGGCGCTTCCATGGCGAATGTTACGGCTTGAAGGTGGCGCACCGCCCCCAGTTCGACAGCATGATTGCAAAGTTTAAGGAATCTCGCTACGCCGCCGACATTACGGACCACACGTGGAAAGCGGTCATGACCGTTGCACCGATGCGTGCCATCAAAGCCCTGAAGGAGAGCCGGTTCAAGGGCCTGGTGCCGGCGGACTACCTGGAAAAGCTGGCCCGCCTGTTCCAGGATCCGTGGGAGCACGCGAAGGGTAAGGTGAAGCCGCGCGAACCGCTCGCCGTCATTTGCCATGGCGACTATCTGCGCAACAACATGGCGTTCCGGTACACAGATACGAAG AACCCAGCCCGACCCACTCAAGTGATGATGTTTGACTTTCAAACGCTGCGCTACGCATCACCGATGATCGATTATGCTGCCTTCCTTGCCAACTCGACCGGGTACGCTGAGCGGGAGCACCATTTCGATACCATCTTCCGCACCTATCACTGTGCGCTGGTACAGACGGTGGCCACCGTCGTCGGCGTTCCCGAGCCCGCCGATCTGCCACCGTACTTCAG CTACGAATCATTCCATCGCGAGCTGGCCGAATACTACTCGTACGGCTTCAACATTGCGTCCGCGTTCCTGATGATACTGCACGAACCGATGGAGATATCATTCACCGAAAACATCTTCACCGAGGAGGAATCGGTGGCCGATGCGTGGAAGCGGGGCGGCGAACCACTCGACCGGGAGCTGGCGGCGATGGTGTACGAGATGTACCGGCTCCACTCCCAGTACGGGCTCGATCCGGTGTGA
- the LOC120951923 gene encoding uncharacterized protein LOC120951923 translates to MRFLIVLAMLAAVAVANPLISIRVNVESPDGEVRPPGPPGPPPPPPPPPGPGPDPEQPPPQPYSPNQLKRDVLPTDADVVFPANEPNPAGTLVNIEVFVDNQRQGNVPIIPDYPPPQPY, encoded by the coding sequence ATGCGCTTCCTAATCGTGCTGGCCATGCTGGCAGCGGTGGCCGTCGCCAACCCGCTGATTAGCATTCGAGTCAACGTGGAAAGCCCGGACGGTGAGGTTCGTCCACCGGGTCCGCccgggccgccgccgccgccaccaccaccgcccggtCCGGGACCGGATCCGGAGCAGCCGCCACCACAGCCCTACAGCCCGAACCAGCTGAAACGTGACGTGCTGCCGACCGACGCGGACGTGGTCTTCCCCGCAAACGAACCGAACCCTGCCGGAACGCTGGTCAACATTGAGGTATTCGTCGACAACCAGCGCCAGGGCAATGTACCGATCATCCCGGACTATCCGCCACCCCAGCCCTACTGA